The genomic segment GATTGGGAAGGCGGCGCGCGAGTTGACTATTACAGGAGTGACTTTGAGCAAATCATGCATTCCTTTTGTATTACTTGCCATAAGAGCCAGGGTAGTGAATTTCCTTATGTGATTTTTCCATTACTCACCTCTAACTCCCGAATGCTAACCCGCCAACTGCTTTATACCACCATGACCCGTGCAATGGGTACATTTATTGCTGTTGGTCAACTTCTTGCATTAAATATTGCTGTCGCCACAGATAAGCCCGCTAAACGCTTTACTGGGCTTACCAATTTACTCATTTCACCCCCTGATGAATTAGCAAATATTTGGCGCAGATTAGGTAACGCCACCAAATCTCCAACAACAGCATCTACTCTAACCATCGCTTCTAGACTCCAACAACGCCAATTGACTGCAACACAAGGACAGATGACTACTATCGGTAGTCTTGCACTACAAATGTACGAGTCCAAATTTGGTTATCGTCCTTCAAAGCAACCTGAACTTGTCGGAAAGTTTCGCTTTAACACTTATCATTATGAAACTTCTTCAGTCGAGTTAATTGATTCGGCAATTGATGCAGTTCTCCATAACCAATAAATCTGGTTCTAACCTTTGATGCCAGACAGCAGGCGTTGAGCGCGAAAAAAATTTACCTGGCTTCATCGGGTTAATGCCTGCCCAAACCTTTGATGCCTTTTGGCGTTGACCATAGTAATTCAGTCTGTGATCCCATATTCACGAAAAGCTTGATGCAGATTTAAACCCTGAAAACCTTGCTGTCTCTAAGTTTTTTAATTGCGAATTGCGTTAGCGTAGCGGGGCGTAGCCCATTGCGAATTGTGAATTGGTATGACACCATATTCACGCTCAATCAAACCCAACAGCTTTTCTTCCACAGTCGTTAGATAAGGACAGTTTAGCTTCCCCAATGACTGCAACTCTTTTTTTGACTGTCTCCAAAGAGCGAATTGAAATACACTATTTTTATGCCATCGCCTGGGCGTGGGCGCTTGAGCCGGGAGTTTCCATTGGCTACTACTTAACTACTTAACTTACACTTTTAAAATCTATGGCTATTCCAGCAGCGGAGTTAAAGATCGGGCAATCAGTAAGGTATTTAATCGGCACTCGAAGCGGTATGAGTGCGGCAATAACCGATATCACCAAATCATCTCTTAGTCTCAAAAATACTCATATCGTCACTTTGACTTTTGATGACGATTCATTGCCAAATCACTTAAAAACACAACAACTAACTGTTTACGACGAATTGCTGTCAGGCTGTGAAATCATCACATTTTAAAAAATGAAAATTGGCAACAGCAGCTCCCGCGCACATTCGCCGCGACAATTTGAAATTAATCAAAATACTAACTTGCCGGCTGATATAATCCCGTATTTCCGTTAAATTCCCACACTTTTCCTGCTCTATCTTTGCCCTTACACCATGCTACAAAAAGCGGTGCGGGAAGATTAATTCGCTCCTTGCGTACACTTTCAGGACTTACACCAAGTCTATTGGCTAAACCTTCTTCAGTTAACGGTTGCATTCGGGGAGTATGCCCTTGGAAGGATGAATTCTTGTAGTACGATTTTTGTCCCCGCTTTTGTTGGTTGTTGAGATAGTCTTGTATTTTAATGATCGCCTCAGCCAACTGTGTCATTCGGGCTGTCATCTTTTCAATTTTTTGTTCTAAATTGGCGAGATTATCAATTGCTGTGGTTTGGTTGCTATTAGATTCATTTGAAAACTCTGACTCGAGCTTATCAAGTCTTTCGCAAATAGCTCTTATCGTTTCATTAGTCGGACTGCTGTGATTTTTATTACTCTCAACCAAGTACTTCTCTACACTTGCCTTAATCTTTGAATCTAGGCGTTCGTCTAAATCGTTACCACCTATTGCATCAACCTTATCTTGGGAATCACCTAAGTAGAGTTCGATAAATTCGATCAGCGTGGCTGTTGCCGTTGTGCCTTTCGAGTTGCAACGGGCGATAAACTGCTCCCACTCATTCGTCACAGTTGAAAGATGCTAATTTTTTTTTCCGCCCTGTATTGCTCATGTTCACGTATCATCTAGGTAAGATTGGACTGTACACGCTTATTAAATCGTGTAATTCGTCATGATAAATTACCTTGATTATCATAGCCAAATGTGTCAGCGCATTCTTCAAGCGATCGCTTTTATGAAGAAATGCTACTGCCAACGGCTACCATTAGCGATGGCGAATAAATATAGATATCACCCCGTAGCAATTCCAGCATCAACCATCTTCGCCAGAAACTTAGTATTAAATCTCCTCAGTGATGACGCTAATTGCTGAAAATACCCATACTGCTCATCTGCATAATCGCTCACTTCCAGTTCAAATAGCTCACAAAACTTTAAATAGTCAACCCGCCAGTTAAATTCAGCAATCGCCGTTGCAAATCTTTCGGCTAACTGCCGCGATTCTTTAGTCGCTGCTGCTGGTTGGACTATGTGAATTGTAGGTTTCGCCACGTTCGGTCATATTGTCTTCCTAGTCGTATCTTTGTACTAATAATATTTTTACTCTTTGGGGGTTGACCAACTTATGAGAGCAGGGGTGCTTATCGATCGCAGATTAGCTTATTCGCCGTAAGGAACGTGCAACAATTGAACAGCTTGGCGCTTAAATTCCTCAGAACGCAAATCATATTTTGCGGTGGTTGCTGGATCGGCGTGTCCTGCCAGTCGGCTCACTGTCAAAACATCAACACCAGCAGCAAGCAGATTAGTAATAAACGTGCGCCGAAAATCATGTGGGCTAAAAGCAGCTACTGATGCACAACTCGCCCGTTTGCGAAGAATCGTCATCACCGCTTGGTCGGTCATTCGCCCAACCTTTATATGACCACCTCGCCGTACAGGACAAATTAACGCTCCGGGCGCATTACCTCTCTCTACAAGCCAATCTTCTAAAGCTGCTACCGCCCCGGAGGGCAAATACACTGTCCTCGACTTCCGCCCCTTACCCTTGCGTACAAGCAAAGAACTATCTTCTGTCTTGTAATCTACCGTGTCTAATGCTACTAACTCCGACCGACGTAAACCAGAGCCACTGAGAATCGCAATTAGTGCTGCATCTCTTTTCCCAATTAGAGTGAGGTCGTTTTTGCAATCGCTCAAAAGTGCAGCAATTTCACTCGGTTTTAACAGTCGTCCTCTTAAAGGTGAATCTCCCTGTACACTTTTGAGGTTTATTGCTGTTGCATAATCATCAGTACTTATTAATCTCAAGTGATGGGCTTCTTGCAACACCCGCCGTAAAGCACAAAGCATCCGGTTGACAGTCGCTGGGGCGTACTGTTCCATCAAAACTGAGCGAATTGCAGCCGTGTGCTGGTAGCGCAACTTTGACCAATCCAATGACAATGCATCACTCTCAACTGGAGCCGTCAGCATTCGGGCGATGACATTTAGCGATTTCTCCATCGTCCGCCGTGAACCTGATGTCAAACTCGACAAATAAACTGCGGCAGGGTGAACTGTCAACGGCCTGGGCGCTGCTAAAACTAAGTCAATTTGCCGTGTCGTTTCTCTTGCCATGACGATTCAGCATACACCTGCTGTCCTTGAGCCAAGTGCATCTCTAAATCTTCATTCTCCCACCAATCGATTGCGATTCTCTCCCAAGGCACTTACAAGTTATAAAATGCCCAGTCCCGCTTTAACCCCATTTCTCAAGAGAAAAAATAGCTTTGGTAAAGACGAGTTTCCATAACCTATTTTTTCGACTCCGAAAACAAACTACAGCAGTGCAACGCTTTGGGAGTTTGAGTTGAATAAAAGGTGAACGCACGAATCTATAGGTTTTCATCGTTAAATTACCCCTCCATAGGCAACACTTCTTCACTTAGCAAGGCGTAAAATTCCGGGACTTGAGCCTCCACTCGCCGCAGTTCATTCGCCGCGATCGCTTCAAGTTCCAGCACCGTCTCCCAGCGCAAATCCCCAGTCCATCGTTTAAGAATGCCTTTAATCGCGTCTACTCCACGAGAAATGCCAGAGCGAAGTATTTCTACGCAGTGGAGTAGCGTAATGCGATCAGTGAAGAGAGCAGAGGGGCAGGGGGGCAGGGGGGCAGAGGGGAAAGAACTTGTACAAATTTCTTCTTTATTCCTCAACTCCTCAACTCCTCTGCACAAGTGCCCCTCTGCACAAGTGCTCTCATCGGTAGTATCCTCCCCTTGGCAATGGGAGTTCCCTATAGCATCAAGGGGGGGGTGGATACCAATTCGCAATTGTCAATTCGCAATTCGCAATTTCTTGAAGTTAATTGCGAACTGCGAACTGCGAACTGCGAATTGCTCGTTGGAGCTTTTTGATTACGCTTTTCCACGCGATGAGCAATTACCTTGAGAGCAAATTCTAATTCCTCTTTAGATAAAGAAAAAAGTTTCACCTGTTGACCCCGTTTACCCTGCTTACGGAAGGTCAACTTTAGCCCCAGCTGCTCTAGCATTGTGGCCAGCAACCAAATGGGTTTACAATCACTGGGAATAGTAAACCCAAGAATTGCTTTGACCTGAGCTGCACAATGTATAGCGATCTCCGTCATCTTGAGTAAGGTGGAATCGTCGGCGGTAACTTCATCACCCCTCACTAAAGAAGTGAGAATCTGATGCAGCCCCAGGTTAAATCTAGCAAGCCACCGTGCCGAGTAATTGCCCCAGTCGATGCACAAAGGGAGATTGTCCCGTTCGGTGCGGTCTTTTTGGGTGACAATTTTTGGTGGGGTAGGATAACTTCGCCCAGTTTTGGGGTCAGTAAACGATTCTTCGGGTGGGGCTAAAATTGCCTCAAGTCCGGCTAAGGCTCTAATTAAGCGGCCACCTTTATCTATTTCTACGAGTGATTCGGTTACTTCAATGCCGTAAGAATCAGAAATGCGGAACTTTTCACATTCAAAAATTTCATTAGGGTCAAGGTAATCTTTGCTCTGACGGGCGCGGTACTCACTCAAAGTAATATTCTTAGCCCTGGCAACAGCCGAATTGTGGGCAGTGTCCATTGCTTGTGCTGCTGCTTTCAGACTTTCAAGAGATTGAGGATCTGAATCACTGCCCACATATATAAATGTATTGCCCATTTCGGTGAGGAGCGATCGCAGATCATCGCGCAAATTATTGAGAGAATAGTGGCGGTTAGCCATAATTTGGCAGTAAGCCTCAAGCGCCCAATCTTTCTCTGCGCCCCGCTTGCCTGTTTGACGGTCAATCCGCAACAGAAAAGCGGTCATTTCATTGGTTTGGAGCAAGCGCTCTTTAATCTTGGATGCGTTTGTATCCTTGTAACCAAAGGGAGGACGCGGGGCCACCCAAATATGAAACGGGACTTTTGGACGATAACGGTACAGTTGTTGAGCGCACTCAGTAGCGGTTTGGGAAACGCCGTGAAACACACCAAATACAACATCAAAATGATACTCAGAAATATCAACACCAGTACCGAGACTGGGAGAGGTGAACAAGGCATCAAAGTTTTTGACGGCGTTGGTGATGTCTTTGATGAAAGCGACATTTTCATCACTGCCAGAATTGTCTGAATGGACAGACCAAATGCGCCATTTTTGTGGTGTATGTGATTTTTCGGAGTTAGATTCTTCGTATTTGATAGTAAAGGATTTGTCGAGTTTTTTGATAAAACGCTTACTGTCACTGGCAACCATAACTTTTTCTCCAAGCATCAACGCTGCCGAGATTTGGGCGACTAGGGCGCTCTCATTATCCCCTTCGTACCAATAAATTGTGCGTGAACCGTTTCGCCACTCGTTTTTGATAATGTACGGGACTTCACCGAGTGGTCGCATTGCAAGAAAGAAGTCTACCGTTAAATCATCCATGTGTGCATCAGCGATGACGACCAGTGGCGCGTTGTATACTATATATTCCAGGACTTCAAGTATTGCTGCACGGTGCTGTTTGCAAGTATTACTGTGTAGTAGGTGGGTGAGGTATTGGCAAGCTTCATCAATAAATATGCAGCCGTAAGTGAGAGACTGAGTATTGAGTTTGTGCAAGCTGTCAATAGTAATACTAAGGGCTTGAGCCTGGGCTAAACCTGTGTAACCCAAGTCGGAATACATCGCCGTCCGCAAGCGAAGGCCAAGATTTTTCAACAAGTTAACCCGATGTCCATTGTTGAGAAATCTGGCATCAGGATTTTGGTCACGCCACCAGCGCATTAACTCGGTTTTCCCTGTACCCATGTCGCTCCAGAGTACAACCAGTCCGAGTTCTGGAAAACGGAAACTGGGGGATTTCTTCGATTTAGAAGTTTCATTAGAATCAGTGGATTCCTTCTTGACCTTGCCTCCATTAATAGAGGGACTAAATAATTTTTCTTTTTCGATATCATAAAGAGCTGGGGCAGATGAACATTTTTCCTCCAGATCCGGAATGCAGAGTGCTTGGGTCAAATATTTAATATTGACTGTGACATCTGGTTTGTACTTAGAGAGTCCCCATTTCTTAGCTCGATATGAGCGCTGGTAGTCAAAAAGTGATTTGGCATCGTCAATAATTGCAGTTAGTAAGGTATTGGCATCTTCGCCCCTAGCTACCACGAAATCATCAACACCTTTCTCTGGGCCTGGTAACAGTGCAACTTCGCATTCACAACCTACTGCCTCAATCGCTTTTGCTGTGCGAACAGTTGCTTGGTAAACTGACCAACGGGTTTTAGAAGAAGTTTCGTAATCAAATAATATAATGAACTTGCGCCCCGCCTGAGCCATTGGTACTAAGTCAGGATGCAACCGTTCATCAAAATCTTGTTTGCCGACGCGTCCGTTCCAAATTCCAGGGAGTGCGATCGCTACAAATCCCAGACTCAGCAAGCAAGCTGCCTTTTTTTCCCCTTCGCATAATATTATTGGAATCTCTGGATGGTGTTTGACCCACTCCCAGAAAGTGATTTGTATATCTTTCTGCTGCAATTCGATTTTCTTCTGTATTTGCTGTGCAAACCATGACCAAAATATCAGTGGATTGAGTAAGTCTTGTAAACACAATGCTAAAAGAGAAATTAACTGCACGAATTGCCAATTGCACAAGTGGGCAACTATTTTCAAGCCCAAAGGTAAAATTTTTGTATTTTTCCTTTGAATTTTGAATTTTGAATTTTGACTGATCCGTTGGCGCAGCCTCCCCTTGGCGCAGCCTCTCGTAGAGAAGAGTTGGGGTTGACCTTTAATATGCAGCTTTTGACCACGTTTTGCAAAAAGCACTTTTTGAATATCGGGGACATTGTAGCGCCGTGCAATTTTATTTAAAATACAGTTGGGAATATCGAAGTAGGTGACGCGGTTAGCTGTCTTGGGGGGTGATTCGTATTTGACGGGTTTCTGTGATTGCCAATCAATGCGGGGGAAGTTGGGCTTAATGCGCCCCCATTCCATTGGTTCCCAATTATTGAACGGGTCAAGTGACTGAATCCAAGTTCCACCCAGTAATAGATGCTGGTATTGCCTTATGTATGCTTCTTTCACTCGACCGGCGTTTTTGCGAGGGATTTTATTGGAGATGAACAGATAATCGTAAATTGATTCCCCTTCTATGTGGAAGAAGTTGCGCTTAATCAACGCTGGATGAATCGCGCTGCCAGTTAGCAACTCATGGTACTCGGTAGCCGTGAGATTGTTTGGATATTCAATTGGATGTAATATCTGCTCAACTGATACCTTGTCATCTGGTTTAGGCTCTTTGTTGCCACTCTTAATTGCATTTTTATTTTTAACACATTTTCTCCCAATATTTTCCATGATTAAAACAACCCATACCAATTGCGAATGGGTGTGAGTATTCTTGTTTGTTGGTCTAAAAAATCACGAATGACGGCAGCGCGAATTGAACGCCTAAATCTAAATCCCCGTCACTTTCACGGAAAAAGCGTTAGCGACTGTGCGTAGCGTCATGGGCGAAAAAGCGAACTTGTACTAAGCGCAGCCGTTGGCGCAGCCTCTGGTAGAGTTGTATTGCCAATTGGTTTAATTGCTAGCTACCGGGAAATCGCAACTCGTATTTGTTGTATATGGAGGTGTTTTTCGGTTCATCCTGAGAGTTATCCCATGCCACGACTACTTGCTCACCTAAATCCTGGACAACTTTCCCTTTGGCTATATAGAAGGTGTGGTAAGGGTCGGCATGGCAAACAATCGAACCAACTTGAATCGTGGCAGGAACATTCGCTTCGGATTGCAGGGCAGAAATCAGTTCTTTTTCTGAGGTGGTAAGTTCGGCCCAGTAGTCTGCTTTTATCACCTCGTATTTTTCAGCCACAGCCCAAAACTCCTGCCATGTAAACTCAATACGAGTAAGTACTTGCCTAATTTCCCTAATAGCCTGGGGTAATAGTTGTAATTGCTCCGTCCTTATTGCGATGGCTGACTGTGTGGGACTAGTACCCAAAATGAGAGCCGCAGCCTCAAGAGCTTGGGTATTGTTCATGGCAATGCTTAGGTTTTTCAAAGCCATACCCATGAGGCGCAGACATTCAGTCGCATTTTCTTTGGGTGGTTCAGCTGCCAGAGTTCGCAAATCAATGGTTTTTTCTAACGCTTGTTTTACTTGCTTGTTCAACACAATAGTAGCCTGTTGGGTCATGGTATTTCCCCACTGCTGTTGAGGGCGCTCAAGTAGTGCGTGTTCTAGTTCCTGGATACGTTGGTGGAGTTGCTGATTCTCAATATTGAGCTTTCTCAACCCTTCCATTTCATCCAATCGCTGCTGCAACTGGATATTTTCCTCCTTCTGTTGCCTGTACAGTTGTTGCAAGGATTGGATTTGCTCACTTACTTGGGCTTCGGCTCTAGCCGACACCTCTGCTTGTAGTCCAATCCTCAATTCCTGAGAGAGTCGCTCTAGCTCAAGCTTATGTTGCTCTTTGAGTTCTGCGATCGCTTCGGTATATTCTTTAGGATATGTACGCTGCCTCGATTGGGGCACAATTGCATCATCTAAATCAGTATTGTTTACCAGCAGCCTCTCGCCATCGCCAAAGGTAACAATCTGCTGTGAATTATTCGGCGCGTCTGCCTCAATTACTCCTGATTCGCCATAGCGCGGATGTTCTGGTGATGAAATTGTGATGACATTTTTGGGAACCATTGGTTCCTGATTTTTGGGAACCAATGGTTCCTGATTTTTGGGAACCAATGGTTCTGAATGGAATGGCTTTCTTTCTCTTGGCATTGGAGCAACAATATTAGCCGCAGCTGCGAAATCTGATTCAGTTGGCTCTGGGTTTAATGACAAAGCCAGTGCTATAGCAGCAATAAGTTTTTCAGGTTCTTTGGCTAACCTCAAAAGAGGACGGGCTTGGCGCTCATTTTTAATCTGTGGCCCCAACTCCCCTGCTGCAACAATGACTTTTGATGCTCCTAAGAGTTGATTTATACGCCGATAGCCACCATATACATGCAATTCGCCTTGACAATATTCTGAGAAATTTTTGTACCCAGCGATTCTGTACATCCGCTCGTCATGCATGAGGCGAATCTGTTCTACTGCTTGCAACTCAAATTGGTCAAGAGTAGCGAAGGTGTCTTTGATACTGCTGTTAAGATCATCGTAATGAAGTGCTGGTTTGGTTTCTCTATCTAGTGTCAGCATATTTCTCTCCTGCCATGAAGTTGGGTGCAGCGGGTAGGGTCTAGGGTGTAGGCGATACAGCATTGAACGCGGCGTAAAGAAGGCAGTTCTTGCTGAGGGCAGAAGGCATTCGTGAAGAATTTGACCCTGGCTCTAACCCCGCCCAATTCTTGGCCACCTTTAGCAGAGATTATGGTGGGGGACGTAAGAACATGTTCCCTAGCGATCACGGGCTTTAGCGCAAAACAGTATTCCAACTGAGCCTCCAGCAAGAACTGCCCTCTGCCTTTCTTGTTGAAACCCAGACGGGAGCAATCGTCCTAAAAAACACGGCTTGTGACAATCGAGTTGTAGGGGCTATCTCGAAGGGAGCAACCCCACACCCTACACCCTAAACCTCGCCCCAACGGGGCTTGGTCGTTATCACTAGGAGGGGGGTTTGAAACAAATTTTGATGTCACCTTAATCCCGACACTAAGGTGTATTGGGCATAAGTCATTTTTCACGATATTTTTCTCTGATAACTCGGTTTACAAGCTTCAGAGGGGGTTGTATCAGTTATCAGTCAACAGTTATCAAACAAAGGTCTACTCCCTACTGATAACTGGTAAGTGATAACTGTTATTCGCGCTGCCACTGCTTTTAACTACAAAAATCGCAATTTCTCTTCATCAAACTTAGCTTTATGGAAACTTATGAATTTCGACAGCCAAAATTCACCGCAACAAATAGACATTTTGTGCGGCAACTCCTATAATGGAGCAGGTAGCGCGGATTTAACTTTCGGACAATCTTAGTGGGATCAAAGTCGCCAAACTATAAAGCCACTTATCTTGTTCCTTAGAGATCAGCCCCGCTCTAAATGAATATGAAATTTAAATTACGCAGAAGGTGCTACTCCTTAGTGGCGCTTTTTGCGTATGTGGTGTAAATTCTTCACCTCCATATCTTCCTTCAATTAGCTTGATCTTACAGAAGTTGTGTTCATCTGACATCTGGTTTTGTCTCGTTTTTTGGTTAAATGTCCTTGATATTAATTGGCATTAACCAATTTTATTGAGATAAGCCTACCAAATAAGGTTGGTATTGTGTCATTTGAGTACAGTTATAGTTTGATTGTGACTGTTATAACTATTTAAGGATACAGTATTGCTACCTCTAGAAAGTATCAATATTAATCTTATATCCTGAAGTAGCAATTATAGCAAGCAGTATATTATTAAAAAATAAAACCAAAGTCTAGGTTGGTAGAAAAAAAGTCTATATTATCTGCCAGTATAAATGAAAAAGACTTGGTTATTTTGGCACAAAGGCTATACTGATGTATGAATTTACACAAAGACGATGTACTGGATATAGAGAGAGTACTGCAAATATTGGAAGATCGAGTGCTTCAACATACTGGAAGAAATTTATTGAAATCCGAGAGAGCTGTAGTCAAAGGGTCTTGGGAGGGCAAAGATTACAAACAAATAGCAAGTAATTATGGATACAACGCGCATTATTTGCACAAAACAGTAGGGCCACAGTTGTGGACAATACTTTCAGGAGCTATTGGGAAGGGAGTTGAGATAAAAAAAACGAATTTAAAAAATATCTTAATTGAACTAGCAAAAAGAGATTATCTCGAAAGACTAGAAATATCAGACCTTGAGAATAATTACTTAATAGGTAAGGTAAAATTTTGTGGAGATTTACCTAAAGTATCATCTTTTTATGGACGAGAAGAAGATATTAACTTTTTGAAGAACCAAATTATACTTTTTAAACAACGCTGTGTGTCTATAACTGGAGTCGGAGGGATTGGTAAAAGCTTATTAGCCGCTAAATTAGCAGAAGAAATACTTTTGGAAAATTCTGATAGATATGATTATGTCATTTGGAAAAAATTGCTCCTTCTTCATCACTTAATGAAATAGTTACAGATTTGCTTAAAATTTTTAATATAGAAGAGGGAGAGAATAAATCTTTTGTAAACAAAGTTTATTTGCTTTCAAAAGTTTTTTCTTCTTACAAATGCTTATTAATAATAGATGGATTTGAAGTTTTATTGCAAGCACGGGTTCCTGAAAATAAAATAGATATTGAAGATTTCTTTAATGGAATTACAAAGGAA from the Nostoc flagelliforme CCNUN1 genome contains:
- a CDS encoding ATP-binding protein, with amino-acid sequence MNLHKDDVLDIERVLQILEDRVLQHTGRNLLKSERAVVKGSWEGKDYKQIASNYGYNAHYLHKTVGPQLWTILSGAIGKGVEIKKTNLKNILIELAKRDYLERLEISDLENNYLIGKVKFCGDLPKVSSFYGREEDINFLKNQIILFKQRCVSITGVGGIGKSLLAAKLAEEILLENSDRYDYVIWKKLLLLHHLMK
- a CDS encoding tyrosine-type recombinase/integrase codes for the protein MARETTRQIDLVLAAPRPLTVHPAAVYLSSLTSGSRRTMEKSLNVIARMLTAPVESDALSLDWSKLRYQHTAAIRSVLMEQYAPATVNRMLCALRRVLQEAHHLRLISTDDYATAINLKSVQGDSPLRGRLLKPSEIAALLSDCKNDLTLIGKRDAALIAILSGSGLRRSELVALDTVDYKTEDSSLLVRKGKGRKSRTVYLPSGAVAALEDWLVERGNAPGALICPVRRGGHIKVGRMTDQAVMTILRKRASCASVAAFSPHDFRRTFITNLLAAGVDVLTVSRLAGHADPATTAKYDLRSEEFKRQAVQLLHVPYGE
- a CDS encoding plasmid replication protein, CyRepA1 family, with translation MENIGRKCVKNKNAIKSGNKEPKPDDKVSVEQILHPIEYPNNLTATEYHELLTGSAIHPALIKRNFFHIEGESIYDYLFISNKIPRKNAGRVKEAYIRQYQHLLLGGTWIQSLDPFNNWEPMEWGRIKPNFPRIDWQSQKPVKYESPPKTANRVTYFDIPNCILNKIARRYNVPDIQKVLFAKRGQKLHIKGQPQLFSTRGCAKGRLRQRISQNSKFKIQRKNTKILPLGLKIVAHLCNWQFVQLISLLALCLQDLLNPLIFWSWFAQQIQKKIELQQKDIQITFWEWVKHHPEIPIILCEGEKKAACLLSLGFVAIALPGIWNGRVGKQDFDERLHPDLVPMAQAGRKFIILFDYETSSKTRWSVYQATVRTAKAIEAVGCECEVALLPGPEKGVDDFVVARGEDANTLLTAIIDDAKSLFDYQRSYRAKKWGLSKYKPDVTVNIKYLTQALCIPDLEEKCSSAPALYDIEKEKLFSPSINGGKVKKESTDSNETSKSKKSPSFRFPELGLVVLWSDMGTGKTELMRWWRDQNPDARFLNNGHRVNLLKNLGLRLRTAMYSDLGYTGLAQAQALSITIDSLHKLNTQSLTYGCIFIDEACQYLTHLLHSNTCKQHRAAILEVLEYIVYNAPLVVIADAHMDDLTVDFFLAMRPLGEVPYIIKNEWRNGSRTIYWYEGDNESALVAQISAALMLGEKVMVASDSKRFIKKLDKSFTIKYEESNSEKSHTPQKWRIWSVHSDNSGSDENVAFIKDITNAVKNFDALFTSPSLGTGVDISEYHFDVVFGVFHGVSQTATECAQQLYRYRPKVPFHIWVAPRPPFGYKDTNASKIKERLLQTNEMTAFLLRIDRQTGKRGAEKDWALEAYCQIMANRHYSLNNLRDDLRSLLTEMGNTFIYVGSDSDPQSLESLKAAAQAMDTAHNSAVARAKNITLSEYRARQSKDYLDPNEIFECEKFRISDSYGIEVTESLVEIDKGGRLIRALAGLEAILAPPEESFTDPKTGRSYPTPPKIVTQKDRTERDNLPLCIDWGNYSARWLARFNLGLHQILTSLVRGDEVTADDSTLLKMTEIAIHCAAQVKAILGFTIPSDCKPIWLLATMLEQLGLKLTFRKQGKRGQQVKLFSLSKEELEFALKVIAHRVEKRNQKAPTSNSQFAVRSSQLTSRNCELRIDNCELVSTPPLML